The following nucleotide sequence is from Spirochaetota bacterium.
TTGAGCTGCGCGATTGTCTCGCGCATGCTCTTCCGGATGATGTCGTCGCGGCTTTCCTTTTTATCCGCGGTGTTTTTATCATCGTAGAACGCGTGGTCGGGTGTCCGCGCGATCCTGGCAAGCGCCAGGTCGGCGACATAATACAGGTACGACTGCCCCAGGCCCTCCTTCCAGAGCTTCTCGCCGATCTCGTCGGAAAGCACGTTCTTTAAAAAGTTCGCGTATAACGCGTTGAAGAGCGTACCGGCGGTGCTGTCGATATCCACCGAGTACTCCCATCCCCTGAAGAGCGCCGTGTACTTTTCGAATTCGGACTCCCGGCATGCCTCGAGTACGATCGGCGTCCAGCGCTTCGCCACAACCGATACGGTGTCGAGCTGCATGGCCATCACATCGTCCGCGTCAACCGGAGCGTCTTTGCGTTCAGCCATGATGTCCGCGAAGCGTACGGAGCGCTCGAAGAGATAGTAGTTGGTGAGATGGTACGGCGCGTTTCCGGGATCGTTGTTGAACGAGGCGATCCATCCGGCCTTCGGATTGTAATCGTACGGCAGCCGTTCGTACGGAACGTAGCCGGTCCACTCGTAGTCGTCAATCCATCCCGGCACGGGGAAGGTGCCGTCGCCGGTGCGGCGCACGGGCGCCGACGCGGTGAACTGCCAGCCGATATTGCCTTCCGTATCGGCGTAGCCTATTCCAAGGTTGTTGTTCTTCACGCGCGAGAGCGCTTTGCGGAAGCCGGAAAAATCGCGGGCGCGGTTGAGACCGAGAAGACCCTCCAGGTCGGTTGAGGGGTTCTCGAAGGCGGCCCATTTCATAGCGCAGTTGGCCGGCGCCATCGGCATGACCGTAGATATGATCGGCCCGTGGCGCGAGACCTTTACGGGATATTTCTCCTCGCGCACGCCCTTCTTCGTCTTGATGCGCAGGATCTCCTCGATGACGGTGTACGCGCGCGGCCCACCCGGCGCGAGGTACCGGCCCGCGTCGTTCGGGTCGGGTTTCTCGACGTAGTAATCGAGCTCGTCGCCCCGCCCGTTCACCGCGCTCCAGGCGATATGCCCGTTGTAGCCGAGCGGCCCGATTCCGGGCATGCCGGGCATGGCGCCCCCGGCCACGTCGAAGCTGCCGCCCTTCAGGCGCATGATGTAGAAAAGCGCCGGAAGCGTCGGCTTGAGGTCGGGGCTTCCGGCGAAGATGGCCCTGCCGGATTTCGTGCGTTTTCCGGAAAAGATCATCCAGTTGCTGGCGGGGAGCTCCATCACCGGCGGGCCGTGCATGAAGGCCCCGGCGGCGGTCGATTCGAACTTGTGGAACCGGCTTTTAAGAACGCCGAGCGGCACGGGGCTCATCCGTTTTCCCGTGAGCGTCGGGGCAAAGTCCGGGTACGATGGCGCGAGCGCCTCGGCCGTTTCGGCGCCGGCGTGCTCGCCGATGCGGTAGAGCACCAGGTCGATCATGAACGAGCGCGTGAGGCTGAAGGCCATGAGGAGCACCGTGGACACGCAGTCCTCGCTCTCCCATGTGCCGGGCTTCGCGCCGAGGATCGCGAACTCGCGCGGAAGGGCCTTCGCGTCGCGTATGTACGCGTTCACGCCGGCGGCGTAGGCGTCGATGATGGCGCGCGTCTCCGCGGACATGGCGCGGTAACCCGCCTTCACGACGCGGTGGATGCCGACCGTTTTTAAAAATTTGTCCTTTTCGATTGTCGCCTCGCCGAAGAGGCTGGAGAGTTCTCCTCTTCCGGCGAGCCGGGTGATCTCCATCTGGAACATGCGCTCGCGGGCGGTTACGTAACCCTGCGCGAAGAAGAGGTCCAGATCGTTTTCCGCGAAGATGTGGGGGATGCCGTACTCGTCGGTGCGCACCTCGACCTTCGAGCCGAGGCCGTCGATGGCGACGGTTCCCTCGTACGACGGAACGGCGGTTCGGAAAAATATCTGGAACGAGGCGTACAGCGTGGCGGCGAGTACGGCGACGGCGATTCCCGCTATCTTCAGTTTTCTCATGGCGTCTCCGTTGGGAAGTGTAGTTGACGGTATTCTGCATACATCTGACGATCGGTCAAAGAGATTTTTGTTCCGGGGGACCTTTTGCCGAC
It contains:
- a CDS encoding penicillin acylase family protein is translated as MRKLKIAGIAVAVLAATLYASFQIFFRTAVPSYEGTVAIDGLGSKVEVRTDEYGIPHIFAENDLDLFFAQGYVTARERMFQMEITRLAGRGELSSLFGEATIEKDKFLKTVGIHRVVKAGYRAMSAETRAIIDAYAAGVNAYIRDAKALPREFAILGAKPGTWESEDCVSTVLLMAFSLTRSFMIDLVLYRIGEHAGAETAEALAPSYPDFAPTLTGKRMSPVPLGVLKSRFHKFESTAAGAFMHGPPVMELPASNWMIFSGKRTKSGRAIFAGSPDLKPTLPALFYIMRLKGGSFDVAGGAMPGMPGIGPLGYNGHIAWSAVNGRGDELDYYVEKPDPNDAGRYLAPGGPRAYTVIEEILRIKTKKGVREEKYPVKVSRHGPIISTVMPMAPANCAMKWAAFENPSTDLEGLLGLNRARDFSGFRKALSRVKNNNLGIGYADTEGNIGWQFTASAPVRRTGDGTFPVPGWIDDYEWTGYVPYERLPYDYNPKAGWIASFNNDPGNAPYHLTNYYLFERSVRFADIMAERKDAPVDADDVMAMQLDTVSVVAKRWTPIVLEACRESEFEKYTALFRGWEYSVDIDSTAGTLFNALYANFLKNVLSDEIGEKLWKEGLGQSYLYYVADLALARIARTPDHAFYDDKNTADKKESRDDIIRKSMRETIAQLKDLLGSNPEKWKWGRAHRMYFEHPLGSKLSFFNLKPIPTHGEHHTINSGFWEMANPFKMDSGGVIRMMVDFAQPEKATIISPPGQSGAYKSPHYDDLARIWADGKQVPMRFFTAKDIARVMTLEPKTK